ATAATTACAGCAATGCTGGGCATAAGCTCTCAATATTAACCATGTGCCTAACTATGCAGGTACTGCATCTACTAGTTACACTGTTAATAATCAAACCATGTACGAAGGATCCATTCCACCTTGGCTATTTTCATGCCACGCCACCGATCCTGCTCTGAATTTACACACTGGGCAGGTTCCCTGTTGCCTCAGCCAAGGATCTATGCAACTAGCATGGAACTGCGGCAAAGCAACGGAACAATTATATCAAATCAAGATTTTAGAATACAAAACATCATTACAaagtgaattttataatatcatggatcacaaaaacatacaaAGACAACCCCTTACATTTTAAACTCAAGTTACTTACAGGTTTTGGTATGCAAAATGATTCCACTAGTCAAGTTAGCTAAAGTTATTCCTCGGAAGCTGTGTTTTCTGTTCATATTTCATGTGAGTGTGACAGTGTGTGCATGTGCGTGGGTATGCGTTTGCACGTGTGCATTTCAATGCAAATAATCAACTCTAGCAAGAACTCCCTAAAAATCCCACAACTGAAAAATATAGGAAATATAATACCAACAATGTTAAGCCACTGAAAAAACAAACTGAACCTGATGCATGCAAGGAAGGCTGCGGATTAGTTCTCCCACGTTAACTTGCTCCAAGCAAACACTGCAAGTCAGTTCATCTTCTGAGGCTTTTGTGCTCCCAACTGTGTTAGCAGTTTCTTGCTTCTTCTGCTAAatagaagagagaaaatacaATGGTACAGAGATAAATGGAATGCTATCATATGATATGAGATTATATAGTATGTTAGAAATTTCCTGTCAGAAGGGCGGAAATTACAAAAGGACAAAGGGATAGTTTAAAGCGAATACCTCAGAGGGTACTGAAGATGAAGCTTGTTGAATCGATGAAGCACCACTGCATTCAGAACAGAACCATATAAAATATTAGGCAACTATGATTCAATTCATTCTTCCATTTGCCTCAAAATAGTATGAACATGTGGGGCTTTGGCCCCGCCGTCATACCAAAATAATATGAGCATGTAAATAACAGAACAAAATCTCTCAATTCTTTTGGTCCAAATCCCCGTAGTTGTCAATGCTTCTAATCAACCACTCAGGAAAAACAGAGTGGAACCCTATACAACACTAAACTTAACTCTCAGCTCCAAATTTGTGGAACTAAATTCAATAATGTATTATAAGCGTAAAAAATACACTACATATTCGATACAAGCCAAATTTATATGTTCAAACAGGTGCATGCACAAATAAGCAGACAAAACATAACTTATTAAAATGTGAAGTTCACTTAGTTAATTACAAAATGTCTTTTTGAGAAGGAtggaaaaccaacaaaaataaggaATCTATTTATCATCTGCCAAAACGTTAGTGCAACAACCAAGCTCACAAATAAAACTAGAGAACTTACGTCTGAAGACCCATAACCTTGTATTTATGGACTGGAAGAGCATTTATCTCTTCCTCACTCATAGAAGAAGCTGCTGGAACATTATCAGAATCCAAAGCTCGCAAAGTTTCATAATCTGGTATCGAACAGAAGAAAATGTTGACATAAAACTAGGGGCCTAGGAAAAgtattaagagaacaaaatATAAAGCCATGGTTTGGCTAGTGAAATTTATAATCCCCATGTATTGGTTTTCAAGACATAAAACTCATTCTAGATGGATATAACTACCAAACCTAGGTCATCAAATTCCCGATCAAGAAGTGCAAGCTGAAGTCTGAGGCCTTGAAGGCGCCCTCTTGTTGCTAGGGCTATGGATGGTGGCACATGCAACCGCAATTCAGTATGACCAAGAAGGCCGCTGGCTGCCGCTGCATGAGCCTGTGCTTGAGcttgaagttgttgacaggTTGCGTACATCCTTAACGTTGTGGCCATCAAAAAGACGCCAAGAACTAGCCAGAGCTACATACATCAGTTTGAAAGAAGGATTTTTAActtctcataaaaatacccaaacgAACAGCGAACTTGACCAGTAAAACTAACAAACCAATTTACACGCTCAGAGAAAGACAATACCAGGAAATTAGGTGACATCTGGTGCGAGTTCAGTATCATGAATAACAAAAGAACTGGAAAGACAACATATACACAGAAGTTAGTAATAACtaacaaaattacaaactaATAAGACAAAAGGGTAAGATTAAATGTACCTGTGACAAGAAAAGCAAGTGAGTTGGAATTGACAGAACGTGATGCATGAACGCGCTGATACAAAACAGCCAATATCAATACGAATTAATAGATAATAACACCTCTACCCTCTTTTCCCCTAGGAAATTTACACACACAACCCACAATGACTGAACCCCAGAACTCACCCCTCCACCCTTGCTCTGAGATTACATACACAAACCCACCATGGATAAACCACAGAACTCACCCTCCATCCTTATTCTTAAGGGGGAGAAGGTGCAAATGTGTCCAAAGGCAATGGCAACTGATAAAATAGACAGAAAATGAACTGCCCCAACTTTCACTAAAAACTGCACacacaaaatttcagaaatacAAGAAATGTACCATTGCACGCCGCTCTGGTATAAATTCCGGGAATCCACTTTCAATATCTGCTCTTGTCCCCcggaaaacaaaactcatgTCTTTAGGATTTAGAAGAGCTCTGCTGAAAATATTAAGTCACTGATTTTCAAGTTCGCTGAAATTAAAACGCCAAAATGTTCATTCAGTAAGCGTCATAATTCATAAACCAAAAGAAGCTAGTTTATGGAAAACCATCGTAAAACCAAACTCAAGAGTGCCAATTAAGATGCAATAAACAAATTATGGGTCACAAAAACTTAGACACCATTTTAGCAAATACTGGAAATGACCCACATGATTTGGAAGAAAACGCATTACACTAAAAATTCCCAGCTAAACAAAGTAGACCTTAAATAACGTATAAAAAAAGGTATCAAGCTGTGAACTCCCTAAGAATTCCCTGCTGTTAAGTGTATATAGCGAACTAAACTAAGCAAGCTGATCTAGTTTCCGCcacagaacaaaaaaaaaaaacaaaaatccaatcTATTATAAATTTCGGATAGAGAATCACTCATCAAGAAAACCCTAATCCCAAAATCACATTCCCTCAACAACAcaatgaaccaaaaaaaattagtctTCACATAAAAGCAGTAATTCAGGTAGCGATCGCACGCTGGGAAATATTAAGAATAACAGAGGCTGATTGGAAGAAGCTTTCAAAAGCCTGtgattaagaaaattaaagcaaTCACAGAATAAAGACGGGACAGAAAATGCAAAAGATGGAGaattaccaaaaagaaattactTCAGATGGTTCAGATCCCGGGAAACGGCGGCGTTATCTTGAAAACGCCATGCAACGTCTCTGCGGGAGATGAAAGAGCGAGTTGCAATGTACAGAGAGATCTGATTCGACTCGGACGCGTTTGCCGCGGAAGCTTTAAAGCTTTGTCTATCGTCACTGTCCGGTTAAATCTAAGATTAGTTAAATTACTATTGCCGTTACGACACCGTTTCTTCTGGGTCGTCTTTAACGGATTCTTTGACTGTGACATCTGACTCCATTCGAGGAGTTTCTAGCTTCCACACAACACATCCCCTAAGAAACGCACCGTTTTGCATAGCGGAATCGTATTTATTTGTCACTcgcgattttttttttctttcctttgaatttgggaaatgaaaatttgtaaGAGTTATTGTATTCTGTCTAAAATTTAGGAAATGTTATTGgtgttataaaaagaaaatccattaTGCAATTTCACCAACATCATTTTACAATAGAGGATCACGTGATGTTTGAAAAGTTTGTTATGATAAGTGGACGGTGTAAATTATGTTGTTGATCACTCTTTAATGAATTATATGCACTAATATACATGACTTCATGATCAATATCCAAGTAACAATTTTTAAACAAGAAATCTTCATTCATTGTGTATCAATTTTCGATTTGAATTTTCATGACTATGTTAATCGTATATTGACTGAAATTATGCATTaccattttcaaatattttgaaatgttGTGACTGAAATCATGCATTAccattttcagatattttgaaatgcggtgtgtatgtgtgtgtgtgtgtgtgtgtgtgtgatcaAGAGCATGATAGTGTTTACAAGTGAAATGATGATTGTTGAACACATGCTCGGCCCTGAACAGGGGTAGTCAGTGCGACTGCCCTGGGCCCATTATTCAGATGggccaaattttatttattttttaataagtgTAATagtgttatattatattattataaactgatttaatatttttgagaaaacaaaaatgacatTCGCGTTATGGACGAATGCACATCTCTTCCGCTCCTCAAGAAGAACCCTTTTGGGCTACCCATTCCACTCCTCTAGGTTAACATTATCTATTCTAAATTTTACTTCTCCTTCTCATCTCATCTAAGCCTTTCTTACTAGTTCCAAAGTTGTGAATccctaaattaatttttctgttGGTAGATTGCGGAGATTCCAAAATCCGAAGTGTGGGCTTTTGTTCAGTGCAAAAATTGGTCATTGTAAAAATTAATTGAAGGTAATTTTTCATGATTTGATATCAAATGAAAAGggaaatataataattattttgtttgtagATTCGTGATTTATGCATTCTCTTTGCATGAATTTTTCTAAGCTATaattgattgcaaatttggaaATATCAAGTTTGTTACTGTGGAGGGGGATTTCTCAAATTACACggtatgtttttctttgtttattctttGAAGTGTTAAAATTGCATTGTTTCTGGaaatcaaaatagaaaatgaaaaagagagagagaagaattaACTAAATCTCAAAAGGGAGCTATGGATATATTTCTtcttaacaaaacaaatagttCACTTGATAACTCAACTGAATATTTAGTTAATGAATCTGAACAGAAAAATTATGTTGAAGAATTTGTAGGAATTGATAATGATTTAGTTAATGAATCTTAACAACAAAATCATGTTGAAGTTTGAAGAGGTTAGATCTTGGTTGAAAAATGAGAGTGAATTCATCACtaactttaaataaattatatataagtgcttaatttttatttttgccctGGATCCTGAAAATTTCAGGATCAGCCCTAGTTGAACGACATATGtgtaggggtgggcatggttcggtttggaccgatttttgcctcaaattaaaACCGATCCGGTATTATTTAttcagtttggtttggtttggttttaatcaaaaaatttcaaaaattgtcTGGTTCTGTTCCAGTTTCAGTTCttttttgaaccggattataaaaattgtttttaaaaattattttttaatacaattctcaactaaaatattattattttacttgaaaattaacaaattattcaatttcatataaaaataaatattaaagttagaaaagtgatatattttgaaattgaacttggataaatatttttttttagtgaaattaaaaatatagcattaaatataattatatatttaaattatatatatattttttaatttgaccggTTCGGTTCTGCCCAGTTcgatttttgaagacatggaatcGAATCCGAAATCGGTCCAGTTCGATTTTTGACCgattgttgactttttggtcaactcgattTTTTTCGGATTTAGTTCGGTACGATTTGACTCGaatttccggttcgccggtttgagtgcccacccctacatATGTGGGGGGTAAAAATGTTGTACTATTTGAGCTAGAGACCCAACAATAGTAAGGCCATATCTAATAATGCTAAACTCAAAATATCATGCCCAAATTCTTATATTTAAGTCCAAATGCACATGGCCCAAATGTATGTGGCCCACTAAATGACTCTTGATAGACCAGCAACTTATGGACCCTTCGAATCATGCACCTTATTTGGTcccacagaaagaaaaaacccaaatcaaaCCATAGGAGTTGGAATCTTGGGCAATGGACCCTGCTAGATCTTTCATCTTCTGTATCCTCTCCAtcaattcaaaacccacctaCCCTCACCATTAAAACAAATAGGACAAATCCACTTCACCAAACGTACCCACAGAGATCCAGAGAATCTCACAGTTTtgtaaaaacccaaaaaaatttaaaatttaaaaaatttattactAAGATagcaacaaaaaccaaaaacactcTCAGAGAATaacattttttgttatttttgtcaaTAACGCAACAATACATCGATTAACTTTTTCACATatcattatattattaatcagaataataaaatagtgTTATTCCTG
Above is a window of Prunus persica cultivar Lovell chromosome G2, Prunus_persica_NCBIv2, whole genome shotgun sequence DNA encoding:
- the LOC18784811 gene encoding E3 ubiquitin-protein ligase SDIR1 isoform X1 translates to MSFVFRGTRADIESGFPEFIPERRAMRVHASRSVNSNSLAFLVTVLLLFMILNSHQMSPNFLLWLVLGVFLMATTLRMYATCQQLQAQAQAHAAAASGLLGHTELRLHVPPSIALATRGRLQGLRLQLALLDREFDDLDYETLRALDSDNVPAASSMSEEEINALPVHKYKVMGLQTGASSIQQASSSVPSEQKKQETANTVGSTKASEDELTCSVCLEQVNVGELIRSLPCMHQFHASCIDPWLRQQGTCPVCKFRAGSVAWHENSQGGMDPSYMV
- the LOC18784811 gene encoding E3 ubiquitin-protein ligase SDIR1 isoform X2; amino-acid sequence: MSFVFRGTRADIESGFPEFIPERRAMRVHASRSVNSNSLAFLVTVLLLFMILNSHQMSPNFLLWLVLGVFLMATTLRMYATCQQLQAQAQAHAAAASGLLGHTELRLHVPPSIALATRGRLQGLRLQLALLDREFDDLDYETLRALDSDNVPAASSMSEEEINALPVHKYKVMGLQTGASSIQQASSSVPSEKKQETANTVGSTKASEDELTCSVCLEQVNVGELIRSLPCMHQFHASCIDPWLRQQGTCPVCKFRAGSVAWHENSQGGMDPSYMV